TTGTTAAATAACGAATGCGCCATAACGGGTCTTCCTTTTTCTATGCATACAGTCAAATTGCGGACAAAAAAAAGCCCCCTAAAAATAGGAGGCTTCGAAACGATCAATAGAGCAAAATAAAAATGACACTAACGCCACTCTTTGGCGTGTAGTTTGACAATTATGTGCGACAGAACTGCGGTTCATTTTTTGCTCTCTTTAGACAAATTGCGGAGGATTATACTCAGATAAAAAGGCCATGCAATACTTTCTGTAAAGTATTCATTTAATGGATTTTTATGCGAAATCACGTCCGTTTGTAGCTTCCATTTAAGCCTTTGTCGGAACTGCGAATCTCAGGGTTTTTCAGGTAATAATCTTTTTTAGTACATGAAAAAAAATGCGGGTTTTATCCAAGGTCAAAATCCCAAGAACGCCACCCGCATTTCCCTGTTATTGCACTTAACTTGTCAATGTCTTGCGAACAAGTGAGTGCTTAATTTTTTAACTTCGTAACTTTTTAATTTATTAGCTGCCTAGTGTCGCAACCATGACTGCTTTGATGGTGTGCATGCGGTTTTCTGCTTCATCGAATACGATTGAGTATTCAGACTCGACTACTTCATCTGTCACTTCTACGCCATCTTTAAGTTGCGGATATTCAGCAGCAAGTTGCTTACCGACTGTTGTATCTTCGCCGTGGAAAGCCGGTAGGCAGTGCATGAATTTCACATGTGGGTTGCCTGTTGCTTTGATCATTTCCATGTTCACTTGGTAAGGCATCATTAGGTTGATACGCTCAGCCCATGCTTCTTTCGCTTCGCCCATGGATACCCAAACGTCGGTGTATAGGAAGTCACAACCCTGCACGCCTTCTTGAACATCTTCTGTTAGCGTGATTTTGCCGCCAGTGTGTTCTGCGATTTCACGACATTGAGCTAGTAGCTCTTCTTGTGGCCAGAATTGCTTTGGAGCTACAAGGCGGATGTCCATACCCATTTTCGCAGCGCCAACCATCAGAGAGTTGCCCATGTTGTTACGAGCATCGCCTAGATAAGCAAAGCTGATTTCATGCAGTTGTTTACCACGGCCGTATTCCGTCATGGTTAGGAAGTCAGCCAAGATTTGAGTTGGGTGGAATTCGTCAGTCAGACCATTCCATACAGGTACACCAGCGTAAGCGCCTAGTTCTTCAACGATCTCTTGACCGAAGCCGCGGTATTCAATGCCATCGTACATACGGCCAAGAACGCGAGCGGTATCTTTCATAGATTCTTTGTGGCCAATTTGAGAGCCAGATGGACCTAAGTAAGACACGCGAGCACCTTGGTCGAATGCCGCGACTTCGAATGCACAGCGAGTACGAGTTGAGGTTTTCTCAAAGATAAGTGCAATGTTTTTGCCAGTCAGTGTCGGCTGTTCGTAACCGTTGTACTTCGCTTTTTTTAGCTCCATAGAAAGATCTAACAAGTGTTGAATTTCGCGTGGAGTGAAATCTAGTAGTTTTAGGAAGTTACGATTGCGTAGGTTAAAAGCCATGATGTATTCCTTCTTAGATTTAGGCGCTTTCCTGTTACAGGGAAAGAAAATTCAAGAAAGCGCGATTCAATTTTTGTGTATTAATTTCAGTTCAAACGGTGATTCAGTTTTCTCGCAAGGCTTGAAAAGCTCGCGAGTGGATTAATCTTTGGTGATATTGGTGCCCGCCAGGCCTTGCAGGATTTGCAAACCATCTTCGAGCGCACCGATACCGACGACCTTGCCGCCTTGTTGGATGAATTCGCACGACGCTTCAATTTTTGGCCCCATTGAGCCTGCATCAAATTCGAATTGCGCCAGTTCACTTGGTGTAGTGCTACGCAGTGCGTGTTGAGTCGGTTTGCCCCAGTCAAGGTAAACAGCGTCAGCGTCGGTCAAAATAAGCAGCGCATCCGCATCCAGTTGTTTCGCTAAGAAAGCCGCTGACATGTCTTTGTCGATAACCGCTTCAACACCGACTAATTTGCCGTTTTCTTTTTTGACTGGGATGCCACCGCCGCCAGTACAAATTACTAGGTGGCCGGCACCGATAAGTTGGGTGATTGCTTCGTGCTCAACAATGCCAGTAGGGCGTGGGCTTGGCACCACGCGACGGAAGTGTTGGCCGTCTGGTTTAACGATCCAGTGGAATTTCTCAGCCAATTCACGCGCTTCAGCTTCTTCGTAGATCGGACCAATCGGCTTGGTTGGATCTGCGAATGCAGGATCGTTTGGATCAACTGTCATTTGCGTCAACATGCATGAGATGTTGCGGTTAGGCAGATAGTTTTTGAACTCCTGCATCAACATGTAGCCGATCATGCCTTGAGTCTCACTGCCCAACACATCCAATGGATACGGATTTACTTTTTTGTATTCCAAACCTTGCAGAGCAAGTAAACCAACTTGTGGGCCATTACCGTGAACTAAAACCACGTTGTACACTTTCGCGATTTCAGAGATGGTTTTAACAGCTGTTTCAATATTACGGCGCTGAACATCGGCTTCTAACGGCTCACCACGACGAAGTAGGGCGTTTCCACCGAGTGCGACAACAACAGTTTGCTTAGTCATAATTGTGTTCTCTCATTTGGCCAAGCTGAGATTATTTAAGGTCGTTCAACTTGGCCGTTTCGTCTTAGTGATTAGATACCATCACGCTCAATTGGGCAGCTCATGCAGCGTGCGCCACCGCGACCGCGGCCAAGTTCATCTCCAGGGATAGGAAGAACCGTGATGCCTGCTTTGTCGTATTTTTCGTTGGTGTATGTATTGCCTTCGTAGCCAATAACAACGCCTGGTTTAACGGTAAGAACGTTGTTCGCATCGTTCCACTGTTCGCGTTCTGCATGGAAGTTGTCACCACCGGTCGTGATTAGGTTTAGCTTGTCTACGCCAAGTGCTTTTTCGATAGCCGTTACGAAGTAGCCCTCTTCTTTCACTTTCACTGCGCCAGACTCATCGCCAGTTAGGTTCCAGCACTGCACGTCTTTACTTACAACTTCAGGGTAAACAGAGAAGGTATCTTCGTTCATGTGAGTCATAACGGTGTCTAAGTGCATGCAAGAGCGGTGTTTTGGTAGTTGCATTGCGATAACTTGTTTCGCTTGACCGTGTTTGAATAGGCTAGACGCTAAGTGCTCAACACCTTGTGCTGTTGTACGCTCAGACATACCGATAAGAACTGTGCCACGACCGATAACAAGAACGTCACCACCTTCAATCGTTGAGTTGTCGTAGCTGATATTTTCTTCATCACCAAAGTATTTAATGAAGTCTTGGCCTGCGAATGTTGGGTGCCAGCGGTAAATAGCGCGAACATGGTTGGTTTCACGTTGGCGAGCAGGTTTCGCCATCGGGTTGATAGATACGCCACCGTATACCCAGCAAGATGTGTCACGAGTAAATAGGTGATTTGGTAGCGGTTCGATAATGAAGTCGGTCGGTGCGTGCATGCCTTGCATCATTGAAGATGATTTCATTGGCATTTCAGCGTAAGACAGACCGCCCGTTAGGATTTTTGCTAGCTCTAAGTTCGGTAAGTCGCCTAAGTAGCAACGCACGTCATTAGCAAAAGTTTTACCTAAGCGGTAATCAGAAACTTGATGATTCAAAAGCCAATCTTTCGCTTCTGGCACTGCTAGTGTGTCTGCTAGTAGGTCAGTAAGAAGAAGAACTTCAACACCTTGATCACGTAGCGTTTTAGTAAATGCATCATGCTCTTTACCTGCGCGCTCAACAGCCAGTACGTCATCAAATAGCAAATCGTGACAGTTAGAGGGTGTTAGGTGAGTCAGTGCGCGTCTTGGGCGGTGAACTAGAACGCGGCGTAATTGACCTATTTCAGAACCAACATAGAACTTACTCATGATCGTCTCTCTCTTATATATTTGAATTACTTTTATCGCTAAGAGTAATTATTTATTTTCAGTTGAGAAGAATGAATTATTTATTCACATCTCTTGTCTGGAATTAATATTACGCCTGCTAGTCAGGTATTCTTAGAGATCTATCACAAATCGTTTTTTATCCCGCAGCCCTTTAAAATTAAGGGTTTTAACAAACTTTATGCACTTTTAGTTATGAGCAATACATTCTAAATAGTTAGCTGTTTGGGAACTTTATGCACGCTTTTTTGACGAAACTTACTAGAATCTAATTTACGAGGGATTATATGCAGAATGTTTTTATTGATAAGAGTGTACTTAGCTTGGAAGTATGCAGTGTTTTTATTTAGATATTTAATTTTGGATATGGAATTAATTATTTATTAACAAAGTAAATGCGAATAAAGCTGTTGTGATCACATTTTAAAATCGTCTGTTTAAGTGTGTTTTTTGATAAAAAATGGCATTAACTATCGTTTGTCTATTAGTATGTAAATTACTTTAAATATAATTAACGCTAATAAGTGACTAACTATTTGTTTAAACATCACAGTTGAAAATAGAGTGTTATTTCCTCAAGCTAATTTGATGTTTAAAAGTCGGATTGATTCTTCTATTGCGAGTGCTTTGGGTTTGGCTGAGCTTTGCTACGAACAGAAGATAGCTTGAATATCGCGTGTATGG
This region of Vibrio sp. BS-M-Sm-2 genomic DNA includes:
- a CDS encoding ornithine carbamoyltransferase, with amino-acid sequence MAFNLRNRNFLKLLDFTPREIQHLLDLSMELKKAKYNGYEQPTLTGKNIALIFEKTSTRTRCAFEVAAFDQGARVSYLGPSGSQIGHKESMKDTARVLGRMYDGIEYRGFGQEIVEELGAYAGVPVWNGLTDEFHPTQILADFLTMTEYGRGKQLHEISFAYLGDARNNMGNSLMVGAAKMGMDIRLVAPKQFWPQEELLAQCREIAEHTGGKITLTEDVQEGVQGCDFLYTDVWVSMGEAKEAWAERINLMMPYQVNMEMIKATGNPHVKFMHCLPAFHGEDTTVGKQLAAEYPQLKDGVEVTDEVVESEYSIVFDEAENRMHTIKAVMVATLGS
- the arcC gene encoding carbamate kinase — its product is MTKQTVVVALGGNALLRRGEPLEADVQRRNIETAVKTISEIAKVYNVVLVHGNGPQVGLLALQGLEYKKVNPYPLDVLGSETQGMIGYMLMQEFKNYLPNRNISCMLTQMTVDPNDPAFADPTKPIGPIYEEAEARELAEKFHWIVKPDGQHFRRVVPSPRPTGIVEHEAITQLIGAGHLVICTGGGGIPVKKENGKLVGVEAVIDKDMSAAFLAKQLDADALLILTDADAVYLDWGKPTQHALRSTTPSELAQFEFDAGSMGPKIEASCEFIQQGGKVVGIGALEDGLQILQGLAGTNITKD
- the arcA gene encoding arginine deiminase, translated to MSKFYVGSEIGQLRRVLVHRPRRALTHLTPSNCHDLLFDDVLAVERAGKEHDAFTKTLRDQGVEVLLLTDLLADTLAVPEAKDWLLNHQVSDYRLGKTFANDVRCYLGDLPNLELAKILTGGLSYAEMPMKSSSMMQGMHAPTDFIIEPLPNHLFTRDTSCWVYGGVSINPMAKPARQRETNHVRAIYRWHPTFAGQDFIKYFGDEENISYDNSTIEGGDVLVIGRGTVLIGMSERTTAQGVEHLASSLFKHGQAKQVIAMQLPKHRSCMHLDTVMTHMNEDTFSVYPEVVSKDVQCWNLTGDESGAVKVKEEGYFVTAIEKALGVDKLNLITTGGDNFHAEREQWNDANNVLTVKPGVVIGYEGNTYTNEKYDKAGITVLPIPGDELGRGRGGARCMSCPIERDGI